The DNA segment ATTTGAGGCACGCCTCGTCGGATAATTCACCGGGCTCGTAGATTTTAGACATGACTTCATCGAAACCGAGCTCCGTGAGCGCGAATATTCTCTTCCAGCCCGTTACCACCTGGAGGCTTTCGCCGGTGTCTCTGAGGACCGGAAAATTGATCAGTCCTATTTCCCGGATTGAATCCCTGACAGGTGAGAATGACCCCTTGTGCCCGGTGAGAAACGTAACGTCGCCGGTATCAATGTAGGATAGGGAAACAGGCTCTATCTTCATTTAAAACAGCGTGACGACGCCGAGCGCGGTTCCGAATACTCCGAGCGGCGCAAGGTCGTCGAGGGTGTCTATGCTCTTGTCAACTTTAAGAAGCGTATCCTGAGCGTCCCTGTAGAGCTTATCGTCGTTTACGAGCTGACCGAGAGTGCCCTTTCCCGAATTAATCTTCTCGAGTATCTGATTCAGGTTAGTCGCGGCTCCGGTGGCCTCGTTGTAAAGCGTATCGTCGTTAAGCAGCTTTCCTATCGTGCCCTTTGAAGTATTGAGCTTCTCCGCCATGTTTCCGAGATTCGCAATAGCGGTTTTTGTTTCATCGTAGAGCGAATCGTCCACGAGCAGCTTCCCGAGGGTGCCCTTGCCCGCCTTGAGCGACGCGGTGATATCATTGACATTGCCAAGCGCGTCTCTGGCCTCGTCGTAAAGCTCGTCGTCCTTGAGCAGCTTACCGAAAGTCCCCTCCCCTTTCTCAAGCCCCTCCAGCACCGAATTCAGATTCGTAACGATATTATTCAACTGCTCCTTGTTGTCGCCGAGCACGTCGAAAGCACCGACAGCCGACTCTATCGAGCTCACCGCAGAGTCCACCTTTACGAGTATCTCGTTTATGTCGGTCGGTTCCTCACTGGGAAGCACCGTGCCGTCAACAGCGGGAGGGCTATCGGGCGAGCCGAAGGAAAGGTTAATGTAGCTTGTGCCGAGGAGACTCGTGAGCTTGATGGTGGCCAGGGAATCGGTTTTTACGCCGCTATTCTTATCGACTTTCATCTCGACCTTGATTTCTCTGTCCGCGATTCTGATCCTGGATATCTTTCCTATCTCGTAGCCCTCTATCTTTACGGGATTTCCGACCCTCAATTCATCAATGGATTTGAAGTAGGTCTTGAGCTTATAGTCGCTTCTGAAAAACGGTATGTCGCCCACGAAATCAAATACCGCAAGCAATATCAAAAGGCCCACCAGGAAAAATATCCCGACTTTTACATGCTTATTCATCTGCCGCTACCTCCTTTCATGCTCGAATTGAGGGGTTATAAATTCTTTGACTGCCACATCCTCGCTGGAACGTATTTCATCAGGAGTCCCGAACTCTATTATCTTTCCGTCGTTTAGCACGGCTATCCGGTCCGCCACATAAAACGCGAGGTCTATATCGTGTGTTACTACTATTTGAGTGATCTTCACGGTGTGCTTCAGGTCAATTATGAGGTCACCTATTGTGCGGGTCATCATCGGGTCAAGCCCCGAAGTGGGCTCGTCGAAAAGAAGGAGGTCCGGATTCATCACCAGAGCCCTCGCCGTGGCTACCCTTCTTTTCATTCCGCCTGACAGCATCGACGGCATGATATCCTCTTTCTCGTCCAGACCCACAATTCCGAGCGCGCTGGATACTATCTCCCTTACCTTTGAGTCGTCCTTAAAGACCTTGTGCTCTCTCAGATAGAGGGCGACATTATCCTCGACGGTGAGGGAATTGAAAAGGGCCGAGGACTGAAAGACCATCGCAATGTCGTGGTGATCCTTGAATTCCGGGTCGTTAATATCCTCGCCGCCTATCGTAATGCTTCCCGCATCGGGCTTCTCAAGCCCGATTATATGGCGGAGCAGAACGCTCTTTCCAGTTCCGCTCTTTCCCAGAATGACTACCGTCTCACCCGCCTCTACTTCGAGGTTCACGCCCCTTAAAACCGGGTTATCCCCGAACGATTTGGTAAGGCCTTTTATCGACACCGAGACGGGTTCGGACTTCAGGTAACTAAGAAGCGCCCTTCCGTTGGAAGCTGTAATGCCTTCCGAAATTTCTTTTCCCGTTTCTTTTATTTCCTGTTCCTGAGCCATATCCGTTTAGTCTAATCTATATTAAGAAATAACAAAATCCTGGTTACATAATAGTCAAAAACCAGTACGAGCACGAAGGACAGAACCACGGCCTTCGTCACGGAAGTGCCTATCTCCCTCGGGCCGCCCCTTGTTTTCAAACCGACGTAGCAGCATACGATAGAGATAATCACTCCGAATATCATCGCTTTTATGAGCCCGTTTATAAAGGCGGTGAAATCCACTAGGTCCGCGAGATTCCTGTAGTAAACGCTGAAAGAAAGACTCACCTCGGGGTTTATATATGACACTAAAGCGCCCCCGAACCATCCGATCACGTCCATGTATATGACAAGCGTGGGCAGAGCGAGCACGGTCGCGATGAACCTCGGCATTACAAGGAACCTGACCGGGTTGATGTCCATAGTCTTGAGCGCGTCTATCTCTTCGTAAACGCTCATGGACGCGAGCTCGGCTGCCATCGCGGAGCCTACCCTTCCGGCTATCAGTATGGAAGCCATGACGGGCCCTAATTCCTTTACCAGCGAAAGTCCGACGAGGCCCCCTACGTTCTCCTCGACCCCGAATTGCGCGAGCGTAGGACCGGCCTGAAGCGCTAGAACCCCGCCAGTGAAAAGCGCGATGAGGGCGCCTACGGGGAGTGTCTGATAGCCGATAACCAGCAATTGAGAAACAACCTTATCCATGTTGCTGAAAGCGGACTTGCACCAGTAGAGAGTCTCGATCAGAAGACTCAGCAGTCCCCCGGTTATCTTGAAAAACGACATCACTCCGTTCACTCAGGATCCTCCGTTTGCATCGCCATCCGTCTCCGAACTTTTATCTGAAGAAATATTAACAGGAATAAAGAGAATTCGCAGGGTTTTTTTCTCGGGCGTACCCTTGTATCCAAAGAGACCCCCCAGAAGGTAGAACTTCGATCTCTCCTCGGAATCCTCAAAAGATATAACCGGAATAATCGGCCTCAGTTCGAATTTTTTCGCGCCGTCACTCGTGCGTTCGGCCCTTATAGTATTCCACAGGAACGATGACTTCTGATTACCCTCTTTGTCCATCCTCCATTCGAACAG comes from the Deltaproteobacteria bacterium genome and includes:
- a CDS encoding ABC transporter permease, producing the protein MNGVMSFFKITGGLLSLLIETLYWCKSAFSNMDKVVSQLLVIGYQTLPVGALIALFTGGVLALQAGPTLAQFGVEENVGGLVGLSLVKELGPVMASILIAGRVGSAMAAELASMSVYEEIDALKTMDINPVRFLVMPRFIATVLALPTLVIYMDVIGWFGGALVSYINPEVSLSFSVYYRNLADLVDFTAFINGLIKAMIFGVIISIVCCYVGLKTRGGPREIGTSVTKAVVLSFVLVLVFDYYVTRILLFLNID
- a CDS encoding MlaD family protein; its protein translation is MNKHVKVGIFFLVGLLILLAVFDFVGDIPFFRSDYKLKTYFKSIDELRVGNPVKIEGYEIGKISRIRIADREIKVEMKVDKNSGVKTDSLATIKLTSLLGTSYINLSFGSPDSPPAVDGTVLPSEEPTDINEILVKVDSAVSSIESAVGAFDVLGDNKEQLNNIVTNLNSVLEGLEKGEGTFGKLLKDDELYDEARDALGNVNDITASLKAGKGTLGKLLVDDSLYDETKTAIANLGNMAEKLNTSKGTIGKLLNDDTLYNEATGAATNLNQILEKINSGKGTLGQLVNDDKLYRDAQDTLLKVDKSIDTLDDLAPLGVFGTALGVVTLF
- a CDS encoding ATP-binding cassette domain-containing protein, giving the protein MAQEQEIKETGKEISEGITASNGRALLSYLKSEPVSVSIKGLTKSFGDNPVLRGVNLEVEAGETVVILGKSGTGKSVLLRHIIGLEKPDAGSITIGGEDINDPEFKDHHDIAMVFQSSALFNSLTVEDNVALYLREHKVFKDDSKVREIVSSALGIVGLDEKEDIMPSMLSGGMKRRVATARALVMNPDLLLFDEPTSGLDPMMTRTIGDLIIDLKHTVKITQIVVTHDIDLAFYVADRIAVLNDGKIIEFGTPDEIRSSEDVAVKEFITPQFEHERR